The genomic region CGATACTGGAGGGTGACAAGCCGGGGAATGGAACGGCTGGGGAGGAtttgccgaggacgaggtcgagTGGCTTGGACATGGAGAGTGTCAAGAAGCTGACGTTGTTTCTGAAGCACTTGGGGTTCGTGCTTTATTACAACATGGCTGAGTTGTTGGCTTCGTGGGCTTCGTCAAGGAATTTGAGGGGTTTGAGTAGGCCGTCGATGTTTGTGGTGAcggcgggggtgggtttggataaggtgagggggttggtccTGGCGGCTATGAGGGGGTTGTACGAGCGGGATTCTCGGAGACCCTTTCTGCCCAAGGACCACTGGTTGATGACGGAGAAGTTTGATATGGCTGGGTTCAAGGAGGCggtcgtggtggaggcggagcgGCAGAGGGCGCTTGGGCatgctgagggggaggaagatgaggggatgggtgaggaggaggagcatgaGCCAGAGGAACGGGATTGGCGGCATGGACCACATCGGACTGTGGGTCGACAAGCGCTGCTTGAGGCGCGACAGAAGCTAGCCGCGAGGGAACAGGCCCGGGCCAAGGTGGCACCGAAACTGGAGGTTCTGAAGAATCTTCCGTTTGTGGTTCCGTTTGACCAGCGGGTGATGATCTTTCGGCAGTTTATCACTCTTGACAAGCTGCGGAGGAGAAGTGGCCATGCGGACCCGGACAGCTGGCgcatgatgatgctggaggCTGATCCCACCAGGAACTTGTTGGCGAGGCACCAAGCCCTGATCAGGCGAGGGAGCTTGTTCCGGGATGCGCAGGGAAGTCTGTACCCACTGGAAGAGGCAATCAAGGAGCCGGTGCAGATTACTTTTCTGGATCAATGGGGGATGCAGGAGGCGGGGATTGACGGGGGCGGAGTGACGAAAGAGTTCTTGACAAGTGTGATTGCCGAGATGCTGTCCGACACCAGCTTGTTCGTCGCCAACAGCAAGAACGCATATTACCCAAACCCTCTGATAGTCGAGCAGTGgttggctttggcgaggaagCGTGGTCTCAGTGAGTCCGAGACCAGGACCAAGTTGCTCAGACAGTATGAGTTCGCCGGACGGCTCATTGGAAAATGCATGTATGAGGGGATCCTCATCAATGTCGTTTTTGCCGGTTTCTTCCTGCTCAAGTGGACGACAGCGGATACCAAACAAGCCAGCCTGAATGATCTGAGAGAGCTGGACGAAGAGCTCTACCGGGGATTGCTGTTCTTGAAGAACAACGAAGACCAGGTGGACGACATGGGCTTGAACTTTTCCCTGGATGTCGACATTTCAACGCCAGAGGATAAGCAGCCCAATATTGTCTCTCGACCGCTCTGCCCCAATGGCAATAACATTCCCGTCACGAAGGGAAACAGGTTAAAGTACATTGTCCAGCTGGCCAAGTACAAGCTCGCCCTGCAACCTTTTGCGCAGACGCAGGCTTTCCTCAAGGGTCTCAAGATGGTGATAGAGCCGGGGTGGCTGAGCATGTTCAACCAGAACGAGCTTCAGCGGCTGGTGGGCGGGGACAGCGGAGCGATCGATGTGGATGATTTGAGGAGGAACACGGTGTACAGCGGGCCTTACCAGATTGGGGACGACGGGCAGGAGCACGAGACGGTGAAGCTGTTTTGGGAGGTAatggaggagtttggggacgaggagaggagggaagTGCTGCAGTATGTGACGAGCACGCCGAGGGCGCCGCTGCTGGGATTCAGCCAGCTTTTTCCGAGGTTTACGATTGGGTATGGGGGGCAGGATGAGGACAGGCTGCCGAGCGCGAGTACGTGTATCAATTTGTTGAAGCTGCCGAGGTATAGTcggaagggggtgttgagggagaagttGTTGTATGCGGTGAAGAGTGGGGCGGGGTTTGATTTGAGTTGACTGAGTTGAGcgatggggaaggaggagggggggggaggggctggaAGCGGATATATTTAGAGGATTGTTAGAATATTGTGGGAATGGCATGAGGTTGTATATGAGGATATCATGGAGGTGCGTGAGCCCCTGAGTGACGGAACTTGATACTAGCTATGGGATGTGCCCCACCTTGCGCAGCGGTTGATAGGCTCCACCAATGACGACAGCGGGGTAGTCCCCTATTGACCCCACCTTTTGCTTCCGCTCGCCGCTTGCTGCTTGCATGTATCAGCCCGACTTTTATTCCTTTCCTAGCTTGACATTCAAACTGGAACATAACAAAACTTCTGTCGGGCGACTTGACACTCTgttttatttaatatttagACAAAACTTTTCAACAACCGACGACAAAAAAtggaaccaccaccaccccctcctccctcagctACGGGAGCAGTCTCCCTCCCCAGGCT from Podospora bellae-mahoneyi strain CBS 112042 chromosome 4, whole genome shotgun sequence harbors:
- the HUL5 gene encoding ubiquitin-protein ligase (E3) (EggNog:ENOG503NTYZ; COG:O; antiSMASH:Cluster_6) — encoded protein: MFSTFTGQSTGRRRNVNLSGNTAHNPWAAPATLGASTTVSRAAAEREKRQREKEKLRAAERIQRVWRGSQIRQHLRAQDRAAIDDLYHHNQNDLERRSAKALPLLLRSFQSKNHNDRRRMVWLCRDLCNSSLHLFRSQGAEGFQLDRLVRKLTGALQKELNLGPDIHVVLSVLLEVMDLRPQAIGHVLDQYYRVMANYCNLASSLQQPFTLLSQAVTKPLSVGTFPEAFLSKAYHAFAFDFLATPDLNIFENNLNLFCADIDLDRLSDTLASEKFEATQLDVPRARLLWLLAHLIALQEAKQQQNVHASYLGVLCSLLSVLSDQIQLAAEPVADAGLDSEDDVAQGTLPAYVSGKLALLTTSRAITGLLETSAPFSLGHESSSLGDASPYAGYVLTLLSCFPNAGEEIRMRLFYSNVPTRTGRVPALEYLWQVMKRTAVFRSIASESEAALGILKSAPQTSNRHGENDSWHQQWRTILLFLELYVFVLKVTDDADFFAILEGDKPGNGTAGEDLPRTRSSGLDMESVKKLTLFLKHLGFVLYYNMAELLASWASSRNLRGLSRPSMFVVTAGVGLDKVRGLVLAAMRGLYERDSRRPFLPKDHWLMTEKFDMAGFKEAVVVEAERQRALGHAEGEEDEGMGEEEEHEPEERDWRHGPHRTVGRQALLEARQKLAAREQARAKVAPKLEVLKNLPFVVPFDQRVMIFRQFITLDKLRRRSGHADPDSWRMMMLEADPTRNLLARHQALIRRGSLFRDAQGSLYPLEEAIKEPVQITFLDQWGMQEAGIDGGGVTKEFLTSVIAEMLSDTSLFVANSKNAYYPNPLIVEQWLALARKRGLSESETRTKLLRQYEFAGRLIGKCMYEGILINVVFAGFFLLKWTTADTKQASLNDLRELDEELYRGLLFLKNNEDQVDDMGLNFSLDVDISTPEDKQPNIVSRPLCPNGNNIPVTKGNRLKYIVQLAKYKLALQPFAQTQAFLKGLKMVIEPGWLSMFNQNELQRLVGGDSGAIDVDDLRRNTVYSGPYQIGDDGQEHETVKLFWEVMEEFGDEERREVLQYVTSTPRAPLLGFSQLFPRFTIGYGGQDEDRLPSASTCINLLKLPRYSRKGVLREKLLYAVKSGAGFDLS